A single genomic interval of Anolis carolinensis isolate JA03-04 chromosome X, rAnoCar3.1.pri, whole genome shotgun sequence harbors:
- the LOC103279961 gene encoding tRNA (32-2'-O)-methyltransferase regulator THADA isoform X2 gives MAKEDPEAGSVLFRVLSEAEGRQGAGESALLVLEQLRMFAGGSVKRCKERNLDKAFQILAGTSKGMWELDGDTVLSLARCVVACQIEATGSSSTFCRLEKIVTKLAEGNESLVSKQVSEFMDYFSKDNEPLSRQTLQTVCIFIEESTMGRRYWTNKFMPVLRCIAATFDAILKDPSARNEEWQHLTVKICLQLFKWMPKEVSRLAWDGTDNTGVLQSILGSLLQIMVGKSAGKDTRLLVGIAVSMLVNTAPKPTQGARAVLSLYRLLDRGGGSIIHEAEGTMDNYEGECRFGMLSVVPSDWNPDGLETLVLTRGLLSCCKKEILSCRLDGPKQACLLLDVLFPVVLALMEEPMDHHYYCFQVFSLWLQSFRESLDEIWKAKGDRVLADTSSLLQRLVQLLWNNAESPVEGISESVRCSFQLLLESYSLECDHFEAQERPFYEELLQRTILMPWQARARYFALVSVLPYLGPEKVLDLYKDLPGHLLSCLSTNHLCPVAAEVYKSILQLQRKAWTEGQGHVSEEELSRKWARPWLPTLSAALMSSNAFLQNHASSHLLGCTLRLFPASSALLAESFCGGHASQLRAWVALVNAQKAVAGALPADAATLERLDSCLCSEEENIRLAALSLLCATPRTNQALTGTEIRLLKEFLLLNLNCDSSAFRQLLQASMKKALVRMRDSSLAILRDKASNKMSQSNLEVSKQPGEHRDASLIQAVDFVEWLMQLCLSSVTPGSNYQRRKTSLLLLAAVMETCTDTWSPERKKGQPPRDMAMLLNWARSKGRWDYFCQANTLMLLSCLQDGTNEIRELASELFVCYFPPAFPTSLAAAALFQRAQEAISSPRVQEAESGAVLMKTILQKLDVSALRQLFPTAEEELAEQGRCLCFLEHLFAVLQDHFAVARQNLLKAACTTPIHGVVLALRRCLLEVPEVLDSMRRLQVAPRWQTFLSGLVTTAKDINSFLLGVLQGKQSSSIDQSASAPSFADMGNAIGSLIQLGKEWGSLEALEEDSVLLSEEHSLILTCCWVSVKEIGLLLGGLAEKVLPLAPPGNGRQLLPLRVVHLAAEIFQDTLLKCRHWGAVEGCSMGFTKFCTALLRHPDQKLQAIPETMQTQGLTLLKNPKSRSITRRAAGFPMLFLCIVAGEDPTKSRPLLASCVKTLLALAAEPLPCNWDQTVDLPQVSAVHVLQTLARGSGLGTALHKYIAPMMTLLLKALGSPSWAMRNAAIQLFGSLTVRLLGQKRTREDSASQEGLSSEALFSSYPQLRNILLGELTSAASEGTQRGKLCLYPSLYAILTFLAKLQPSADVPNSGSICFLEPLTQLSGNPIYAVREMSARALLPLVPLRDYGKVLLQLSSHLPQPEDAQSHNALHGRLLQIQALLKRALRVNCLPSDALLTIACRMEDRLWLLTSLQRCPSVRTAYLQVVSLLMGNCSQSFAQRVWKIVSSELADSPFQEKGGNSPVQVGLAAFYQDGAHFLCQEAARLGCPKRVGQLCGFLRRGSVDVQVAILRWVNEQEERTGLDLGKGLQLTLLENLEEVLKGEADCVLLKLYLEAFVHLHGEPTFQNRPFPHKTLGAGYKKCMEILLSMVESDRLSPELLSQALCVLAFLLTLSEDHSIWERWAIVIEQCSKAVALEALRMAAAKSLKIAGGDLIRRAQLSSSSTLCSVALRLIDAGVALLQDGDHAVRHEAAVFASLLATPPQNSCVLLQANKALLSLLQLSLEKFGNEPETFAMLMHHLPTIPLSRALTELEAKGVVSLYKEDEPNVYAEPGILSQLLLPFLLQLHNRATNSPELQTAMYNWLKVAGPEIFSDLQRCRLWWHQDRDASLLLKALACPNVHIAASTLLARAALALCILDSAEERKVPGVDRIGLTSRELREEVLSVQEVLKAHGMVPAISATDSKRDT, from the exons ATGGCCAAGGAAGATCCAGAGGCAGGATCAGTCCTCTTTCGGGTCCTGTCCGAAGCAGAAGGCCGGCAAGGAGCCGGGGAGAGTGCCCTCCTCGTCCTGGAGCAGCTCCGGATGTTCGCAGG GGGCTCGGTGAAGAGATGCAAGGAGAGAAACCTGGATAAGGCGTTCCAGATCTTGGCCGGCACGAGCAAAGGAATGTGGGAACTGGACGGTGACACTGTACTCTCATTGGCTCGCTGCGTCGTGGCTTGCCAAATCGAGGCCACCGGCAGCTCCAGCACTTTCTGCCGACTTGAGAAG ATCGTGACAAAATTAGCGGAAGGAAACGAATCCTTGGTCTCCAAACAAGTGAGCGAGTTCATGGACTACTTCTCCAAAGACAACGAG cCGTTGTCGCGTCAAACTCTGCAGACAG TGTGCATCTTTATCGAGGAAAGCACCATGGGGCGACGGTACTGGACAAATAAGTTCATGCCGGTGTTGCGATGTATTGCCGCCACCTTTGATGCCATCCTGAAGGACCCAAGCGCCAGGAACGAGGAATGGCAGCACCTCACCGTCAAG ATCTGCCTGCAGCTGTTCAAGTGGATGCCAAAGGAGGTTTCAAGGCTTGCATGGGATGGGACGGACAACACCGGCGTCTTGCAAAGCATTCTGGGATCTCTGCTGCAAATCATGGTGGGAAAG TCCGCCGGCAAGGACACCCGTCTTCTGGTGGGCATTGCTGTGAGTATGCTGGTGAATACGGCGCCCAAGCCAACACAAGGCGCCAGAGCAGTTCTGAGCCTCTATCGCTTGCTGGATCGAGGTGGCGGTTCCATCATCCATGAGGCGGAGGGGACAATGGACAACTATGAAG GGGAATGCCGGTTCGGGATGCTCAGTGTGGTTCCTTCTGATTGGAATCCGGATGGTTTGGAGACGTTGGTGTTGACCCGGGGTTTGTTGTCCTGTTGCAAGAAGGAGATCCTGAGCTGCCGTCTGGACGGCCCCAAACAG GCTTGCCTCTTGCTGGATGTGCTTTTCCCAGTCGTTCTAGCCTTGATGGAAGAGCCAATGGATCACCACTACTACTGCTTTCAAG TTTTCTCTCTGTGGCTTCAAAGTTTCCGAGAAAGTCTGGATGAGATTTGGAAAGCGAAGGGCGACCGGGTGCTGGCCGACACTTCCAGCCTGCTCCAGAGACTGGTCCAGTTGCTCTGGAACAATGCAGAGAGCCCG GTCGAAGGGATATCGGAGTCCGTCCGCTGCTCCTTCCAACTGCTCTTGGAGAGCTACAGTCTGGAATGTGACCACTTTGAAGCCCAGGAGAGACCCTTCTATGAAGAACTGCTGCAGAGGACGATCCTAATGCCTTGGCAGGCTAGAGCCCGATATTTTGCCCTTGTCTCGGTTCTTCCCTACTTGGGCCCTGAAAAG GTTCTCGATCTCTACAAGGATCTCCCAGGGCACCTCTTGAGCTGCCTTTCGACCAACCACTTGTGCCCAGTTGCGGCGGAGGTGTACAAAAGCATCCTGCAGCTTCAGCGCAAAGCCTGGACGGAAGGCCAGGGCCACGTCTCGGAGGAGGAACTGTCTCGGAAGTGGGCTCGCCCTTGGCTGCCAACCCTGTCCGCCGCCTTGATGTCTTCCAACGCTTTCCTTCAGAACCATGCCTCCAGCCACCTCCTTGGCTGCACCTTGAGGCTCTTCCCTGCCTCTTCCGCTTTGCTGGCTGAAAGCTTTTGCGGCGGACATGCCTCTCAGCTCCGGGCCTGGGTGGCCTTGGTGAACGCTCAGAAAGCAGTCGCCGGGGCCTTGCCTGCAGACGCCGCCACCCTGGAGAGACTGGACTCGTGCCTCTGCTCTGAGGAAGAGAACATTCGCCTGGCCGCTCTGAGCCTGCTCTGTGCCACCCCCAGGACCAACCAGGCCCTGACCGGGACAGAAATCCGTCTCCTGAAGGAATTCTTGCTGCTCAACCTGAACTGCGATTCTTCCGCCTTCCGGCAGCTGCTCCAAGCATCTATGAAGAAGGCTTTGGTCAGGATGAGGGACAGCTCCCTTGCCATACTTCGGGATAAAGCCTCGAACAAGATGTCTCAAAGCAACCTGGAAGTCTCAAAGCAACCTGGAGAACACCGAGATGCTTCTCTGATACAAGCGGTAG ATTTCGTTGAGTGGCTGATGCAGCTCTGCCTGTCCTCTGTGACGCCAGGGTCCAACTACCAGCGAAGGAAAACCTCCCTCCTCTTGTTGGCAGCCGTGATGGAAACCTGTACAGACACATGGAGTCCAGAGCGGAAGAAGGGACAGCCTCCGC GCGATATGGCCATGCTCCTAAACTGGGCCAGAAGCAAGGGCCGCTGGGATTATTTTTGCCAAGCCAACACGCTGATGTTGCTGAGCTGTTTACAGGACGGTACAAATGAG ATCCGTGAGTTGGCATCCGAGCTGTTTGTCTGCTACTTCCCACCAGCGTTCCCGACATCCCTTGCCGCCGCCGCACTGTTTCAGCGGGCCCAAGAAGCCATCAGCAGCCCCCGGGTTCAGGAGGCAGAATCAGGGGCCGTGTTGATGAAAACCATCCTCCAAAA ACTAGACGTCTCGGCCTTGAGACAGCTATTCCCAACAGCCGAGGAGGAGTTGGCGGAGCAAGGCCGGTGCCTCTGTTTCCTTGAGCATCTTTTCGCGGTGCTACAGGACCATTTTGCCGTTGCTCGCCAGAACTTGTTGAAAGCCGCCTGCACCACACCAATCCATG GTGTGGTTTTGGCTCTGCGGCGATGTCTACTCGAGGTCCCAGAAGTGTTGGACTCTATGCGGAGGTTGCAGGTGGCACCGCGTTGGCAAACGTTCCTCAGTGGCTTGGTGACTACCGCCAAGGACATCAACAGCTTTCTCCTGGGCGTGTTACAAGGGAAGCAGTCATCAAGCATAGACCAATCAG CATCGGCACCTTCCTTTGCAGACATGGGCAATGCAATCGGGTCCCTCATCCAACTTGGGAAGGAGTGGGGATCGCTGGAGGCGCTGGAAGAAGATTCAGTCCTGCTTTCCGAGGAGCACAGTCTCATCCTCACCTGTTGCTGGGTCTCCGTGAAA GAAATTGGGCTGCTCTTGGGAGGACTCGCTGAGAAGGTTTTGCCTCTAGCGCCACCTGGAAACGGCAGGCAACTCCTGCCGCTTCGCGTGGTCCATCTGGCGGCCGAGATCTTCCAGGATACCTTGCTGAAGTGCCGTCACTGG GGCGCAGTGGAGGGCTGCAGCATGGGATTCACTAAATTCTGTACTGCTTTGCTCAGGCATCCAGACCAAAAACTGCAAGCTATCCCCGAAACAATGCAAACTCAG GGCTTGACGTTGTTAAAGAACCCCAAGAGCAGGTCCATTACTCGCAGGGCAGCTGGTTTCCCCATGCTCTTCCTCTGCATCGTGGCCGGAGAAGACCCCACCAAGTCGCGGCCTCTTTTGGCAAGTTGTGTGAAGACATTGCTGGCCTTGGCCGCTGAGCCTCTTCCCTGCAACTGGGACCAGACAGTGGACCTGCCTCAG GTCTCAGCGGTCCACGTCTTGCAGACGCTGGCTCGTGGTTCGGGCCTTGGAACAGCGCTCCACAAATACATTGCCCCCATGATGACGCTGCTCCTCAAGGCTCTGGGCTCTCCCAGCTGGGCCATGAGAAACGCAGCCATCCAGCTCTTTG GTTCCTTGACGGTTCGTCTTCTAGGTCAAAAGCGAACGCGGGAGGACAGCGCTAGCCAAGAAGGACTAAGCTCCGAAGCCCTTTTCAGCTCCTATCCTCAGCTGAGGAATATTCTGCTTGGAGAATTAACCTCAGCTGCATCCGAAGGGACCCAGAGAGGGAAACTGTGCTTATACCCCTCGCTCTATGCCATCCTTACCTTCCTGGCCAAACTGCAGCCGAGTGCAGACGTGCCAAACAG CGGTTCCATTTGCTTCCTGGAGCCTCTGACCCAGCTTTCCGGAAACCCCATTTACGCCGTGCGGGAAATGTCGGCCCGGGCCTTGCTGCCTCTAGTCCCTCTGCGGGACTATGGAAAGGTCCTCTTGCAACTGAGCTCCCATTTGCCGCAGCCCGAGGATGCGCAGTCTCATAACGCACTGCATGGACGTTTGCTGCAAATCCAGGCGCTGCTAAAGCGGGCTCTGCGAGTGAACTG TCTCCCTTCTGATGCCTTACTCACCATCGCCTGTCGGATGGAAGACCGTCTCTGGCTTCTCACCAGCCTGCAGCGATGTCCCTCGGTCCGCACGGCCTATCTCCAAGTCGTCTCCTTACTGATGGGAAACTGTTCCCAAAGTTTTGCCCAACGAGTCTGGAAGATTGTGAGTTCCGAATTGGCTGACTCTCCGTTCCAAGAAAAAGGCGGAAACTCTCCCGTTCAG GTGGGtttggctgccttctaccaagacGGTGCCCACTTCCTttgccaggaagcagccaggctgggATGTCCCAAAAGAGTCGGACAACTTTGCGGGTTCCTTCGAAGGGGGAGTGTTGACGTGCAAGTAGCCATCCTGAGGTGGGTGAATGAACAAGAGGAGAGAACAGGACTGGATCTCGGCAAAGGCCTGCAGCTAACACTACTG GAGAATCTCGAAGAGGTGCTGAAAGGCGAGGCTGACTGTGTGCTTCTGAAACTATACCTGGAGGCTTTTGTGCACCTCCACGGCGAGCCAACGTTCCAGAATCGTCCTTTTCCCCATAAAACGCTGGGTGCTGGGTACAAAAAATGCATGGAGATCCTGTTATCCATGGTGGAAAGTGACCGTCTCAGCCCAGAACTTCTGAGCCAGGCTCTGTGTGTCCTTGCTTTCCTCTTGACACTGAG CGAGGATCATTCCATATGGGAACGATGGGCTATAGTAATCGAACAATGCAGCAAAGCCGTTGCGTTGGAAGCACTCAGAATGGCAGCAGCCAAATCGCTGAAAATAGCAGGCGGAGATCTGATTCGGAGAGCCCAACTATCCTCCAGTTCGACCCTTTGCAGCGTGGCTCTCCG TCTAATCGATGCTGGCGTGGCCCTTCTCCAAGATGGGGACCATGCCGTGAGGCACGAAGCCGCCGTCTTTGCCAGCCTCCTTGCGACACCACCTCAAAACAGTTGTGTTTTGCTGCAGGCGAACAAGGCCCTGCTTAGCCTGCTGCAGCTCTCGCTGGAAAAGTTTGGGAACGAGCCGGAAACTTTTGCGATGTTGATGCATCATCTGCCTACAATACCTCTCAGCAGGGCCTTAACTGAGCTCGAGGCCAAGGG GGTTGTTAGTCTCTACAAAGAGGATGAGCCAAACGTTTACGCCGAACCCGGGATCCTTTCCCAGCTGCTGTTGCCTTTCCTCCTCCAGCTCCACAACCGTGCAACTAACTCCCCAGAACTTCAGACGGCAATGTACAACTGGCTCAAAGTTGCCGGACCCGAGATCTTTTCCGACCTCCAGCGCTGTAGGTTGTGGTGGCACCAAG ATCGTGACGCTTCCTTGCTCCTGAAAGCCCTGGCTTGCCCAAACGTACACATCGCTGCCTCAACGCTGCTCGCCAGAGCCGCCCTTGCGCTCTGTATTTTGGACTCggcagaagaaaggaaagtgCCCGGCGTTGACCGGATCGGTTTAACTTCCCGAGAGCTGAGAGAGGAAGTTCTATCTGTGCAAGAAGTTCTCAAAGCACATGGAATGGTACCTGCCATTTCTGCAACAGACAGCAAAAGAGACACCTGA